Proteins encoded in a region of the Pseudomonas putida genome:
- a CDS encoding LLM class flavin-dependent oxidoreductase, whose amino-acid sequence MSLEFIGLIGPQESSESQAARGPLVDLEFIKAFSQAQEYGGFDKALLAVNTSAPDSLILASYVAALTERIGLLVAHRPGFQAPTFAARQFATLDQLSHGRASINVITGGDSGDLQRDGDFLDKDARYARTDEYLQVLRDTWTRHEPFDHQGTHYRVEDNLTLVKPVQHLPIYFSGASDAAVEVAAKHADVYMMWGEPLEQVRERIAKVRKAAARYGREKHIRFSLSLRPILGATEAEAWGRAERILADAQARIGIHQGNRREKNFGKSNAGSERLVQLASQRKVHDTRLWTEIAALGGGAGNSTSLVGTAEQVAEAALAYYKLGVSTFLFRGFDQLRDAVEYGQDLIPRIRALVAQRESGRDVRTA is encoded by the coding sequence ATGAGCCTCGAATTCATCGGCCTCATCGGCCCGCAGGAAAGCAGCGAGTCACAGGCAGCACGCGGCCCGCTGGTCGACCTGGAGTTCATCAAAGCCTTCTCCCAGGCCCAAGAGTATGGTGGCTTTGACAAAGCGCTGCTGGCAGTCAATACCAGCGCGCCGGATTCGTTGATTCTGGCCAGCTATGTGGCCGCCCTCACCGAGCGCATCGGCCTGCTGGTAGCCCACCGCCCTGGCTTCCAGGCCCCGACCTTCGCCGCCCGCCAGTTCGCCACCCTTGACCAGCTGAGCCATGGCCGTGCCTCGATCAACGTCATTACCGGCGGCGACAGCGGCGACCTGCAGCGCGATGGCGACTTCCTGGACAAGGATGCCCGTTATGCGCGCACCGACGAATACCTGCAGGTACTGCGTGACACCTGGACTCGCCATGAACCGTTCGACCACCAGGGCACACATTACCGCGTCGAAGACAACCTGACCCTGGTCAAGCCAGTGCAGCATTTGCCGATCTATTTCTCTGGCGCCTCTGATGCGGCCGTCGAAGTGGCCGCCAAACACGCCGATGTGTACATGATGTGGGGCGAACCGCTGGAACAGGTACGCGAACGCATCGCCAAAGTGCGCAAGGCCGCCGCCCGCTACGGACGCGAAAAGCATATTCGCTTCAGCCTGTCGTTGCGGCCGATTCTGGGCGCTACCGAGGCCGAGGCCTGGGGCCGTGCCGAGCGCATTCTGGCCGACGCCCAGGCGCGGATCGGCATCCACCAGGGCAACCGCCGCGAGAAGAACTTCGGCAAGAGCAATGCCGGCTCTGAGCGTCTGGTGCAGCTGGCCAGCCAGCGCAAAGTGCATGACACCCGGCTGTGGACCGAGATTGCCGCGCTGGGTGGCGGTGCCGGTAACTCTACGTCGCTGGTGGGGACTGCAGAGCAGGTGGCAGAGGCCGCATTGGCTTACTACAAGCTTGGGGTGAGCACTTTCCTGTTCCGCGGTTTTGACCAATTGCGTGATGCGGTCGAGTACGGGCAGGACCTGATCCCGCGCATTCGCGCGCTGGTAGCCCAGCGTGAGTCTGGCCGCGATGTTCGAACTGCGTAG
- a CDS encoding LLM class flavin-dependent oxidoreductase — translation MSKRQIRLGAMIHGVGHGWGEWRHPDALADASVNFGFYKHQAKLAEAATFDFAFIADSLHIHARSSPHYLNRFEPLTILSALATVTEHIGLVATVTVSYTEPFQVARQFASLDLISGGRAGWNVVTSWLSGTADNFGKAEHPPHAVRYRIAREHVEVVKGLWDSWEDDAFTRDKQSGQFFDPAKLHTLGHQGEFFKVKGPLNIQRSPQGQPLIFQAGVSEEGRNFAAQNADAIFVNPESFDDAHAYYQDLKQRAARHGRDPDALFILPGIRPIVGRDAEEVEQRYQQAVDLVSIEDALVALGRPFNDYDFSHHDLDAPFPDLGTLGNDSHKGTSDQLKQLARDEGLTLRELALRFSRPRRDFVGTPEQVGDALQHWFENGAADGFIINSLLPDGLQYFTEQVVPLLQARGLVRQTYAGTTLRDHFGLDVPENRNTLRRTQTAVA, via the coding sequence ATGAGCAAACGACAGATCCGCCTGGGCGCCATGATCCATGGCGTCGGCCACGGCTGGGGCGAATGGCGCCACCCCGATGCATTGGCCGATGCCAGTGTCAATTTCGGTTTCTACAAACATCAGGCAAAACTGGCGGAGGCGGCAACGTTCGACTTCGCCTTCATTGCCGACAGCCTGCACATCCACGCCCGCTCCAGCCCTCACTACCTCAACCGTTTCGAGCCGCTGACCATCCTCTCGGCGCTGGCTACGGTAACCGAACACATCGGCCTGGTGGCCACGGTCACGGTCAGCTACACCGAGCCCTTCCAGGTAGCACGTCAGTTCGCCTCGCTGGACCTGATCAGCGGTGGGCGCGCGGGCTGGAACGTGGTGACTTCCTGGCTTTCCGGTACTGCTGACAACTTCGGCAAGGCTGAACACCCGCCGCATGCCGTGCGCTACCGAATTGCGCGCGAGCACGTAGAGGTGGTCAAAGGGCTGTGGGACTCCTGGGAAGACGACGCCTTTACCCGCGACAAGCAAAGCGGACAGTTCTTCGACCCGGCCAAACTGCACACCCTCGGCCACCAGGGTGAGTTCTTCAAGGTCAAGGGCCCGCTGAACATCCAGCGCTCGCCCCAGGGCCAGCCACTGATCTTCCAGGCAGGCGTGTCGGAAGAGGGTCGCAACTTCGCCGCGCAAAACGCCGACGCCATCTTCGTCAACCCGGAATCGTTCGACGATGCCCACGCTTACTATCAGGACCTCAAGCAGCGTGCCGCGCGCCATGGCCGTGATCCGGATGCATTGTTCATCCTGCCCGGCATACGCCCGATCGTCGGCCGCGACGCCGAGGAGGTCGAACAGCGTTATCAGCAAGCCGTGGACCTGGTAAGCATCGAAGATGCCCTGGTTGCGCTTGGCCGGCCGTTCAACGACTACGACTTCAGCCACCATGACTTGGACGCGCCCTTCCCCGACCTCGGCACGCTGGGCAATGACAGCCACAAGGGCACCTCGGACCAACTCAAGCAGCTGGCCCGTGATGAAGGCCTGACCTTGCGCGAGCTGGCGCTGCGTTTCTCGCGTCCACGCCGGGACTTCGTCGGTACCCCGGAACAGGTTGGCGATGCCCTGCAGCACTGGTTCGAAAACGGCGCGGCCGACGGTTTCATCATCAACTCGCTGCTACCCGACGGCCTGCAGTATTTCACCGAGCAGGTGGTGCCGCTGCTGCAAGCGCGAGGCCTGGTACGCCAGACGTATGCCGGTACAACCCTGCGAGACCATTTCGGCCTCGACGTGCCGGAAAACCGCAACACACTGCGCCGCACCCAGACAGCGGTTGCCTGA
- a CDS encoding class II aldolase/adducin family protein, whose amino-acid sequence MTALSVIAPQENTVRQRVSAEEWEVRVKLAAAYRLAALFRWTDHIYTHFSARVPGPDEHFLINAFGLLFDEITASNLVKVDVDGTIIDDPLGLGINQAGYVIHSAIHRARPDLKAVLHTHTRDGAAVSAQRDGLLPISQHALAYYSRVVYHDYEGVALDLDEQQRLVANLGDSNILILRNHGLLTGGISVEHAFRELHGLERACNIQVAAQAGGNDQLLYAAPAAIAKVHEQSKRFSDGLGEGIQRHWDALIRQLDREGLDYQN is encoded by the coding sequence ATGACTGCATTGTCTGTCATCGCCCCCCAGGAAAACACCGTGCGCCAACGGGTCAGCGCCGAAGAATGGGAGGTGCGAGTAAAGCTGGCTGCGGCCTATCGCCTGGCTGCCCTGTTCCGCTGGACCGACCATATCTACACACACTTCTCGGCACGCGTGCCTGGGCCCGACGAACACTTTCTGATCAACGCCTTCGGCCTGCTGTTCGACGAGATCACCGCCTCCAACCTGGTGAAGGTCGATGTAGATGGCACGATCATCGATGATCCCCTGGGCCTGGGCATCAACCAGGCCGGCTATGTGATTCACAGCGCCATTCACCGTGCGCGGCCCGACCTCAAGGCCGTGCTGCACACCCACACGCGTGATGGCGCAGCAGTGTCGGCACAACGCGATGGCCTGCTGCCAATCTCGCAGCATGCCCTGGCCTACTACAGCCGCGTGGTGTACCACGACTACGAAGGCGTCGCCCTGGACCTGGACGAGCAGCAGCGGCTGGTGGCCAACCTGGGCGACAGCAATATCCTGATCCTGCGCAACCATGGCCTGCTGACCGGGGGAATCAGCGTCGAGCATGCCTTCCGCGAGCTGCACGGGCTGGAGCGGGCCTGCAACATCCAGGTGGCGGCGCAGGCAGGGGGCAACGACCAACTGCTGTACGCGGCGCCGGCAGCAATTGCCAAGGTGCATGAGCAGTCGAAGCGGTTTTCCGATGGGCTGGGGGAAGGGATCCAGCGGCATTGGGATGCGCTGATACGCCAGCTGGATCGGGAGGGACTGGATTACCAGAACTGA
- a CDS encoding D-isomer specific 2-hydroxyacid dehydrogenase family protein codes for MSHSIIASQLDAQANQYLRDQLPDHEVVDIAPTQLQLDIPADVFILRPVNVRGNRVDSPPAGWPWQLRWVQVVSSGIDFYPDWVFQGPPVTSGRGANAEQVAEFALALVLAAAKQLPGLWVKDADWRLTPLAPVRGRTLGIFGFGSIGQSLARKANALGMQVLALNRPGQPIAEVPGVQRVDNLQQLFAGSDHLVIAAPLTPATRGLIDHQVLAQAKPGLHLINIARGGLLNQQALLDALDSGLIARASLDVTEPEPLPTGHPLYQHPRVFLSPHTSAISEDGYPALLDAFLDNFARYREQAPLHNLVDTQRGY; via the coding sequence ATGAGCCACTCGATCATCGCCAGCCAGCTGGACGCCCAGGCTAACCAGTACCTGCGCGATCAGTTGCCTGACCACGAGGTGGTCGATATCGCACCCACCCAGTTGCAGCTGGACATCCCTGCCGACGTCTTCATCCTGCGCCCGGTCAATGTACGCGGTAACCGAGTGGATTCCCCGCCCGCCGGCTGGCCGTGGCAATTGCGCTGGGTGCAGGTGGTGTCCTCGGGCATCGACTTCTACCCCGACTGGGTGTTCCAGGGCCCGCCGGTCACCAGTGGACGCGGCGCCAATGCCGAGCAGGTGGCCGAGTTTGCCTTGGCTCTGGTGCTCGCTGCCGCCAAGCAGCTACCGGGCCTGTGGGTCAAAGACGCCGACTGGCGCCTGACCCCGCTGGCCCCGGTACGTGGCCGTACCCTGGGCATATTCGGCTTCGGCAGCATCGGCCAGAGCCTGGCGCGCAAGGCAAATGCCCTGGGCATGCAGGTACTGGCGCTGAATCGCCCAGGCCAACCCATTGCCGAGGTGCCGGGCGTACAGCGCGTCGACAACCTGCAGCAGCTGTTTGCCGGCAGCGATCACCTGGTCATCGCCGCCCCGCTCACCCCTGCCACCCGTGGCCTGATCGACCACCAGGTACTGGCCCAGGCCAAGCCCGGCCTGCACCTGATCAACATCGCCCGTGGCGGGCTGCTGAACCAGCAAGCCCTGCTCGATGCCCTGGACAGTGGCCTGATCGCCCGCGCCAGCCTGGATGTCACCGAACCGGAGCCGCTACCGACGGGGCACCCGCTGTACCAGCACCCGCGAGTATTCCTGTCGCCGCATACCTCGGCGATTTCCGAGGACGGCTACCCGGCCTTGCTCGACGCATTTCTCGACAACTTCGCCCGCTACCGCGAACAGGCACCGCTGCACAACCTGGTCGATACCCAGCGCGGCTACTGA
- a CDS encoding acyl-CoA dehydrogenase family protein, whose product MNTHESPPSASALAELTQALASNAERYDRSGQFPVDNFTLLHRHGLLSFTVPRALGGGGADLASARLVITAVGKGCPSTALILVMQYLQHLRLQDEDRWPEHLRLQVARDAVANGALINAFRVEPELGTPARGGLPATTARRTAEGWRLSGRKIYSTGSHGLSWYLVWARSDDQDPLVGGFLVHKDTPGIRIVEDWDHLGMRATCSHEVQFDEVLIPLEHAVSVSPASAPRPELDSTGLLWMAVLLPALYDGVAQAARDWLVQFLNQRAPSNLGAPLASLARFQDVVGRIDTLLFANQSLLNAAVSGQTEPRHAGQLKHLVSRNAIQAVELAIEAAGNPGLSRRNPLERHYRDVLCSRIHTPQDDVVLGQVGRAALAEVAA is encoded by the coding sequence ATGAATACCCATGAGTCCCCCCCTTCCGCCAGCGCACTAGCCGAACTCACCCAGGCCCTGGCCAGCAATGCCGAGCGCTACGACCGCAGCGGCCAGTTCCCCGTCGACAACTTCACCCTGCTGCACCGCCACGGCCTGCTGAGTTTCACCGTGCCGCGCGCCCTGGGCGGTGGCGGGGCCGACCTGGCCAGCGCACGCCTGGTGATCACCGCCGTCGGCAAAGGCTGCCCGTCCACCGCATTGATCCTGGTGATGCAGTACCTGCAGCACTTGCGCCTACAGGACGAAGATCGCTGGCCCGAGCACCTGCGCCTGCAAGTGGCACGCGACGCGGTGGCCAACGGCGCGCTGATCAACGCCTTTCGCGTCGAGCCGGAACTGGGCACACCGGCACGCGGTGGCTTGCCGGCGACCACCGCTCGGCGCACCGCCGAGGGCTGGCGGTTGTCCGGGCGCAAAATCTACTCCACCGGCAGCCATGGCCTGAGCTGGTACCTGGTGTGGGCCCGCAGCGACGACCAGGACCCCCTCGTAGGCGGCTTCCTGGTACACAAGGACACCCCTGGCATCCGTATCGTCGAAGACTGGGACCACCTGGGCATGCGTGCCACCTGCAGCCATGAAGTGCAGTTCGACGAGGTGCTGATCCCGTTGGAGCATGCCGTCAGCGTCAGCCCGGCCAGCGCACCACGCCCCGAACTCGACAGCACCGGCCTGCTGTGGATGGCAGTGTTGCTGCCTGCACTGTACGACGGTGTGGCCCAGGCCGCACGTGACTGGCTGGTGCAGTTCCTGAACCAGCGGGCGCCGTCCAACCTGGGGGCACCGCTGGCCAGCCTGGCGCGTTTCCAGGACGTGGTCGGACGCATCGACACGCTGCTGTTCGCCAACCAGAGCCTGCTGAACGCCGCCGTCAGCGGGCAGACCGAGCCGCGCCATGCCGGGCAACTCAAGCACCTGGTCAGCCGCAATGCCATCCAGGCTGTGGAGCTGGCCATCGAGGCTGCCGGTAACCCTGGCCTGTCACGGCGCAACCCGTTGGAGCGGCACTATCGCGATGTGCTGTGCAGCCGCATCCACACCCCCCAGGATGACGTAGTACTTGGCCAGGTCGGCCGTGCAGCCTTGGCGGAGGTGGCAGCATGA
- a CDS encoding LysR family transcriptional regulator, with translation MKIDDMDAFVAVIRCQSTNLAAEALQLTQPAITRRVQNFEEDLGATLLDRNTKPLKPTPMGLRVYEQCKAILREIDSLRELVANDGAPSGTLRLGVPQTLGDVVLLDALAQIRETYPDLRTQVTSGWGSSLIARMENGELDAAAALFPPGKIFPEGIASQSIARMPLRVVAAKGSTGKRSLKLKDCYTRGWVLNPDGCGFRAGLQRALSEQGLSLSINLETFGTELQLGLVANGQGLGLVPEPLLQNSRHRDALDVVNVTDFKPQVDLWLFHPRYLGNLQEPVELFGRVAGQQLCG, from the coding sequence ATGAAAATCGATGACATGGACGCCTTCGTGGCGGTCATCCGTTGCCAGTCGACCAACCTCGCCGCCGAGGCCCTGCAGCTGACTCAACCGGCCATCACCCGCCGCGTACAGAACTTCGAAGAAGACCTGGGCGCCACCCTGCTCGACCGCAACACCAAGCCTCTCAAACCGACCCCCATGGGGCTGCGCGTGTACGAACAGTGCAAAGCCATTTTGCGCGAGATCGACTCGCTGCGCGAGCTGGTGGCCAACGACGGAGCGCCTTCCGGGACCCTGCGGCTGGGCGTGCCGCAAACCCTGGGTGATGTGGTGCTGCTCGATGCCCTGGCGCAAATCCGCGAAACCTACCCGGACCTGCGCACCCAGGTCACCAGCGGCTGGGGCAGCAGCCTGATCGCGCGCATGGAAAATGGCGAACTCGACGCTGCCGCTGCGCTGTTCCCGCCGGGCAAGATCTTCCCCGAGGGCATCGCCAGCCAGTCGATCGCACGCATGCCACTGCGGGTAGTTGCAGCCAAAGGCAGCACCGGCAAGCGCAGCCTCAAGCTCAAGGACTGCTACACCCGTGGCTGGGTGCTCAACCCCGATGGCTGCGGCTTCCGCGCGGGGCTGCAGCGCGCCCTGAGTGAACAGGGGCTGAGCTTGTCGATCAACCTGGAGACCTTTGGTACCGAGTTGCAATTGGGGCTGGTGGCCAATGGGCAGGGGCTTGGCCTCGTGCCTGAGCCGTTGTTGCAGAACAGCCGCCATCGGGACGCGCTGGATGTGGTCAATGTAACGGACTTCAAGCCCCAGGTGGATTTGTGGCTGTTCCACCCGCGCTACCTGGGCAACCTGCAGGAGCCGGTGGAGCTGTTTGGCCGGGTGGCCGGGCAACAGTTGTGTGGGTGA
- a CDS encoding LysE family translocator encodes MPAMLASADLLTAFVLFAFVSSITPGPNNTMLLASGVNFGVRRSIPHALGISVGFMVMVLAVGLGLGEVFKAWPPLYTVLRYTGAAYLLFLAWKIATSGPVGTASSSARKPLGFWGAAAFQWVNPKAWVMAVGAITTYTPAQGYVTNVIVIAALFALVNLPSVGVWVMFGSALRNLLQNPRWLMLFNVLMAVLLVISLYPLLFVESAFS; translated from the coding sequence ATGCCCGCCATGCTTGCCTCTGCCGACCTGCTGACTGCCTTCGTGCTATTTGCTTTCGTGTCTTCCATCACCCCTGGGCCCAACAACACGATGTTGCTGGCGTCGGGGGTGAACTTCGGCGTGCGCCGCTCGATCCCCCATGCCCTGGGCATCAGCGTCGGGTTCATGGTCATGGTGCTGGCCGTAGGCCTGGGCCTGGGCGAGGTGTTCAAGGCCTGGCCGCCGTTGTACACGGTGCTGCGCTATACAGGCGCGGCCTACTTGCTGTTCCTGGCCTGGAAGATTGCCACCTCCGGGCCGGTCGGGACGGCCTCTTCCAGTGCCCGCAAACCGCTGGGCTTCTGGGGCGCGGCGGCGTTCCAGTGGGTCAATCCCAAGGCCTGGGTGATGGCGGTAGGGGCGATTACCACCTACACGCCGGCGCAAGGCTATGTGACCAACGTGATCGTCATCGCCGCCTTGTTTGCATTGGTCAACCTGCCCAGCGTCGGTGTGTGGGTGATGTTCGGCAGCGCGTTGCGCAACTTGTTGCAGAACCCGCGCTGGCTGATGCTGTTCAATGTCCTGATGGCCGTGTTGCTGGTGATTTCACTGTACCCACTGCTGTTTGTAGAATCAGCGTTTTCCTAG
- a CDS encoding alpha/beta fold hydrolase, whose protein sequence is MELIPWSHECAEGFTLRGWRTPASGKPLLHFLHGNGFCCLAYQPLLMRLSEHFDLWLCDVQGHGDSDHGGVFRGWNRTAALAVEAFEEGRGEYGDVPRFAVGHSFGGVLTGLILASEPQLFARAVLLDPVLFSRRMIGVMGAAALVGLHQRHALARKAASRRSHWPDREAALASLQGRGIFKGWTDAALQAYVEHAIGDCGEAVVLKCRPSREVEIFSSFPKRMWASLAAINTPTRVMYGERTYPFVPHSVQRLLAINPQVTGHQVPGGHCFMQEDPELCSSEVKRFLLEGFAG, encoded by the coding sequence ATGGAGTTGATCCCCTGGTCCCACGAATGTGCCGAAGGCTTCACCCTGCGTGGCTGGCGTACCCCGGCCAGCGGCAAGCCGTTGCTGCATTTCCTGCACGGCAATGGCTTCTGTTGCCTGGCCTACCAGCCGTTGTTGATGCGCTTGAGTGAGCATTTCGACCTGTGGCTTTGCGATGTCCAAGGGCATGGTGACAGTGACCACGGAGGGGTGTTTCGTGGTTGGAACCGTACCGCTGCGCTAGCCGTTGAAGCGTTTGAGGAAGGGCGTGGCGAGTACGGCGACGTACCTCGATTTGCTGTAGGGCACAGCTTCGGTGGCGTACTTACCGGGCTGATCCTGGCCAGCGAGCCGCAACTGTTTGCACGTGCCGTGCTGCTCGACCCGGTGCTGTTCAGCCGACGCATGATTGGCGTGATGGGGGCGGCAGCCCTGGTTGGTCTGCATCAGCGCCATGCGCTTGCGCGCAAGGCTGCCAGCCGCCGCAGCCACTGGCCCGATCGCGAAGCCGCGCTGGCTTCGCTGCAGGGGCGTGGCATTTTCAAAGGCTGGACCGATGCGGCGTTGCAGGCCTATGTCGAGCATGCCATCGGCGATTGTGGCGAGGCAGTGGTGCTCAAGTGCCGGCCCAGCCGTGAAGTGGAAATTTTCAGTTCGTTCCCCAAGCGCATGTGGGCAAGCCTGGCGGCGATCAATACCCCCACGCGGGTGATGTATGGCGAACGTACCTACCCCTTCGTACCGCACTCGGTACAGCGGCTGCTGGCAATCAACCCGCAGGTGACCGGCCACCAGGTACCCGGTGGGCACTGCTTCATGCAAGAGGACCCCGAGCTTTGTTCCAGCGAAGTGAAAAGGTTCCTACTGGAGGGGTTTGCAGGATAA
- a CDS encoding nucleotidyltransferase domain-containing protein — protein MITTTFSQHPCLQKHFDHSWQANNSLRQAMQYALAPLVRQAPVSVVVVGSYGRCEVSRISDIDFFIVHDGSMSEARLLDVLHQVKNLVRPLSWPGESDESKFGQGALSLYSELSNHIGWKQESNTALTRRMLLLLEGRPLFGDESFTRWRTELLCRYVASDQGTGLPRFMLNDVVRYYRSMMANFEEKRAEGKAWGVRNIKLKFSRKLLYLGGIVVIAEVHGLPASEKIKRLDHWLSFTPLQRVAMLGQSNPHTGQLLEQYALFLDLISSLENRRRLDSLSPEYARTDPLYREISIVGKAFSEGLEQWLAAQYPGHPILHAMLF, from the coding sequence ATGATTACCACGACCTTTTCACAACACCCTTGTTTGCAAAAGCACTTCGATCATTCTTGGCAGGCAAACAATTCGCTGCGCCAGGCCATGCAGTACGCCCTCGCTCCGCTGGTCAGGCAAGCCCCCGTTTCTGTTGTTGTCGTGGGGTCTTACGGGCGGTGCGAGGTCTCGCGTATTTCGGACATCGATTTTTTCATCGTGCATGACGGCAGCATGTCTGAGGCCCGGCTGCTCGACGTACTGCATCAAGTCAAAAACCTGGTTCGACCGCTCAGCTGGCCGGGTGAGAGCGATGAGTCCAAGTTTGGTCAGGGCGCGCTTTCACTCTATTCGGAGTTGAGCAACCACATTGGATGGAAGCAGGAAAGCAATACGGCGCTCACCCGACGAATGCTGCTCCTGCTGGAAGGCCGCCCACTGTTTGGCGATGAGAGTTTCACTCGGTGGCGAACCGAGTTGCTGTGCCGGTATGTGGCAAGCGACCAAGGAACAGGGTTGCCCAGGTTCATGCTTAATGATGTGGTTCGGTATTACCGCAGCATGATGGCGAACTTCGAGGAAAAGCGGGCTGAAGGCAAGGCTTGGGGCGTGCGCAACATCAAGCTGAAGTTCTCTCGCAAGCTGCTTTACCTGGGAGGGATCGTGGTGATTGCCGAGGTCCATGGTCTACCGGCCAGTGAAAAGATTAAACGCCTCGACCATTGGCTTTCATTCACACCGCTACAACGCGTTGCGATGCTGGGACAGTCAAACCCCCATACTGGGCAGTTGCTAGAGCAGTATGCCTTGTTCCTGGACTTGATATCTTCACTGGAAAATCGTCGTCGCTTGGACTCACTGAGCCCAGAATACGCACGGACAGATCCTCTCTACCGAGAAATTTCCATCGTAGGCAAGGCATTTTCCGAGGGGCTTGAGCAATGGCTCGCAGCCCAGTATCCAGGCCATCCAATCCTGCACGCAATGCTTTTCTGA
- a CDS encoding pirin family protein, with the protein MKKILGIHRSPHAHWVGDGFPVRSLFTYDNLASRISPFLLLDYAGPHDFIPTTARRGVGQHPHRGFETVTIVYQGELEHRDSTGAGGLIGPGDVQWMTAANGIIHEEFHSPAFAHSGGTLEMVQLWVNLPARDKRAAAGYQTLLASDIPVVTLDGDAGSLRVVAGDYRGHLGPARTFTAMDVWDLRLNAGAALQLPVAAGRNAALVVLRGNVRINGEREAGPASLVLLDREGEDVSVEALEGASVLLLSGEPIDEPIVGYGPFVMNSQAEIAESFDDFHAGRFGQMQDEREGARH; encoded by the coding sequence ATGAAAAAGATTCTGGGTATCCACCGCAGCCCCCACGCCCATTGGGTGGGTGATGGTTTTCCGGTGCGCAGCCTGTTCACCTACGACAACCTGGCCAGCCGGATCAGCCCGTTCCTGCTGCTGGACTACGCCGGCCCGCATGATTTCATCCCCACCACTGCACGGCGTGGGGTGGGCCAGCACCCGCACCGTGGTTTCGAGACCGTGACCATCGTCTACCAGGGTGAACTGGAGCACCGTGATTCCACCGGTGCTGGCGGCTTGATCGGCCCAGGTGACGTACAGTGGATGACGGCTGCCAATGGCATCATCCATGAAGAGTTCCATTCTCCGGCCTTCGCCCACAGTGGCGGCACGCTGGAAATGGTCCAGCTGTGGGTCAACCTGCCGGCGCGGGACAAACGCGCGGCGGCTGGGTACCAGACCCTGCTGGCCAGCGACATCCCGGTGGTCACGCTGGACGGTGACGCTGGCAGCTTGCGGGTGGTTGCGGGCGACTACCGTGGGCACCTGGGGCCAGCTCGGACCTTTACCGCGATGGATGTGTGGGACCTGCGGTTGAATGCTGGCGCGGCCTTGCAACTGCCGGTCGCTGCCGGCCGCAACGCGGCGCTGGTGGTGCTGCGTGGTAACGTGCGAATCAACGGCGAGCGCGAGGCAGGCCCGGCCAGCCTGGTGTTGCTTGACCGGGAGGGTGAGGATGTCAGTGTCGAGGCGTTGGAAGGTGCCAGTGTGCTACTGCTCAGCGGTGAGCCGATCGATGAGCCGATCGTCGGCTATGGCCCGTTCGTGATGAACAGCCAGGCGGAGATCGCCGAATCTTTCGATGACTTCCATGCCGGGCGGTTTGGGCAGATGCAGGATGAGCGGGAAGGGGCTCGGCACTGA
- a CDS encoding DNA-3-methyladenine glycosylase — MPTLTRQHAVRRSLPTPGHHTLWLRYRAPYHWPSTLGFLAARCIPGIETCHDGTYSRTLIVAGHHAVLHATPMTNQHLRVRLEGAPSHALPGLIARLRRVFDLDADPARISAELSCDPLMASLLKARPGLRVPQGWDACEQAMRTVLGQQISVAGAMTLAGRLVQRHGAPLRLSAPGLSHLFPALATLANAQFENMGMPSARATTLATLANALLADPGLLRRGQVLDELLRNLCRLKGIGPWSAHYLALRQAGAADALPLGDVALIKALRLLEGDEVQLAERALDWRPWRAYAAQHLWASLGPAGTTRR; from the coding sequence ATGCCCACCCTCACTCGACAGCACGCCGTGCGCCGATCATTGCCCACCCCCGGCCACCACACCCTGTGGCTGCGCTACCGTGCCCCCTATCATTGGCCCTCGACCCTGGGCTTCCTAGCCGCCCGCTGTATCCCCGGCATCGAAACCTGCCACGACGGCACCTACAGCCGCACCCTGATCGTTGCTGGCCACCACGCCGTCCTGCACGCGACGCCAATGACCAACCAACACCTGCGCGTTCGCCTTGAAGGCGCGCCTTCACACGCGCTGCCCGGCCTGATCGCCAGGCTGAGGCGGGTTTTCGACCTTGACGCCGACCCTGCACGCATCAGCGCCGAGCTGTCTTGCGACCCTTTGATGGCAAGCCTGCTCAAGGCGCGCCCGGGGCTGCGTGTGCCGCAAGGCTGGGACGCCTGCGAGCAAGCCATGCGTACCGTACTTGGCCAGCAAATCAGCGTGGCCGGCGCCATGACCCTGGCGGGCCGGCTGGTGCAACGCCACGGCGCCCCGCTGCGTCTGTCGGCACCGGGCTTGAGCCACCTGTTCCCGGCTCTAGCGACATTGGCAAATGCACAGTTCGAAAACATGGGCATGCCGAGCGCGCGCGCCACCACCCTCGCCACCCTGGCCAACGCCTTGCTGGCCGACCCCGGCTTGCTGCGTCGCGGGCAAGTGCTGGATGAGCTATTGCGCAACCTGTGCCGGCTAAAGGGTATCGGGCCGTGGAGCGCCCACTACCTGGCGCTGCGTCAGGCCGGCGCCGCTGATGCCTTGCCGCTGGGTGACGTAGCCTTGATCAAGGCGTTGCGGTTGCTTGAGGGCGACGAGGTGCAACTGGCCGAAAGGGCACTGGACTGGCGCCCGTGGCGGGCTTATGCGGCGCAGCACTTGTGGGCCTCGCTGGGGCCGGCAGGGACCACTCGTCGTTAA